From Primulina tabacum isolate GXHZ01 chromosome 2, ASM2559414v2, whole genome shotgun sequence, one genomic window encodes:
- the LOC142523264 gene encoding uncharacterized protein LOC142523264 has translation MSNVSSKATNPMNFFRSILSDDPDPPKSDVTSPDTAVEQPQDDRHQSGVIQDDSYDGWSFGGLIKTISTRSESVMETYRRDLKEFGLGLKKETGIIRDAASKAVKDLPASLEAGASAAQGALDGVMKSTADIISKETKNFMSDGESETPETNWSLNTGRYNRFEAQLSAIQSDLSTFCEEPEDVDDYKRWKLEFQLNEKKDEIEGLIGDDGILESVYRKIVPREVDQETFWCRYFYRVDKLKQRERVRANLVKRAIAVGDDDEELSWDVEDDEDSQSVVKAKGGDDMGASNGSLKPLEKLEGSNGGLRDDKEMKDFNVGGGSKDDVTESSKISVKEPSLSEKELKSDEVVEVMRDGDAKNERIVEKKINENMGVEEKGETGECGKGNDVSLALSHKSKVEEEEDLGWDEIEDVGSGDEKKILATSHGERPKTGDMRKKLNATEDDEDLNWDIEDDDEPAKP, from the coding sequence ATGAGCAATGTTTCCTCCAAAGCTACGAACCCGATGAATTTCTTCAGATCCATCTTATCCGACGATCCGGATCCTCCCAAATCCGATGTGACCAGCCCGGATACTGCCGTCGAACAACCTCAGGACGACCGGCATCAGAGCGGCGTCATACAGGATGATTCTTATGATGGATGGAGTTTTGGTGGTTTGATCAAGACAATATCAACCCGATCTGAATCGGTGATGGAAACATACCGCAGAGATCTCAAGGAATTCGGATTGGGTCTGAAAAAGGAGACTGGAATCATCCGAGACGCTGCGAGCAAGGCGGTGAAGGATCTCCCGGCTTCTTTGGAAGCTGGCGCTTCAGCCGCACAAGGCGCGCTGGATGGAGTGATGAAATCAACGGCCGATATTATCTCTAAGGAAACAAAGAATTTTATGTCGGATGGGGAATCGGAGACGCCTGAAACTAACTGGAGCTTGAATACGGGTAGGTATAATCGGTTTGAGGCTCAGTTGAGTGCGATTCAGAGTGATTTGAGCACTTTCTGTGAGGAGCCGGAGGATGTGGACGATTATAAGAGGTGGAAGTTGGAATTTCAGTTGAATGAGAAGAAGGATGAAATTGAGGGTTTGATTGGGGATGATGGAATCTTAGAGAGTGTTTATAGAAAGATTGTTCCGAGGGAGGTTGATCAGGAGACCTTTTGGTGTCGATATTTCTATAGAGTTGATAAGCTCAAGCAGCGGGAGAGGGTAAgagcaaatcttgtgaaaaggGCTATTGCGGTtggtgatgatgatgaagaattGTCCTGGGATGTTGAGGATGATGAAGACAGTCAGAGTGTTGTGAAGGCAAAAGGTGGAGATGATATGGGAGCGAGTAATGGAAGTTTGAAGCCTTTGGAAAAACTTGAGGGTTCAAATGGGGGTCTGCGTGATGACAAGGAAATGAAAGATTTCAATGTGGGCGGTGGCAGTAAGGACGATGTGACGGAGTCAAGTAAGATAAGTGTAAAAGAACCATCTTTGAGTGAAAAAGAACTGAAGTCTGATGAAGTTGTTGAAGTGATGAGAGATGGAGATGCGAAGAATGAACGAATTGTCGAAAAAAAGATTAATGAGAACATGGGTGTGGAAGAGAAGGGCGAAACAGGTGAATGTGGTAAAGGAAATGATGTTTCTTTGGCATTGAGTCATAAATCaaaggtggaggaggaggaagaTCTAGGGTGGGATGAGATCGAGGACGTAGGAAGTGGCGATGAGAAGAAAATTTTGGCTACTAGTCATGGTGAGAGACCAAAAACTGGGGATATGAGGAAGAAGTTGAATGCTACTGAAGATGATGAGGATTTGAATTGGGACATTGAAGATGATGACGAGCCAGCAAAACCTTGA
- the LOC142523272 gene encoding auxin-binding protein T92 has translation MGYCLFTLLIFLSFYAAAEASHCATNGLPILRNISEIDQDDYGRPGLSHTTIAGAIMHGFKEIEVWLQTFSPGTHTPIHRHSCEEIFVVLKGSGTLYLASNSHTKYPGKPQEFHLFPNSTFHIPVNDAHQVWNTNGPEDLQFLVIISRPPVKVFIYDDWSMPHTAAKLQFPYYWDEKCYQTPSNKDEL, from the exons ATGGGCTATTGTTTGTTTACTCTCTTGATTTTCCTATCATTTTATGCTGCTGCCGAAGCTTCCCACTGTGCAACCAACG GATTACCAATTCTGAGGAATATTAGTGAGATTGATCAGGATGATTATGGAAGACCCGGTTTATCTCACACTACTATAGCTGGTGCTATCATGCACGGTTTTAAGGAG ATTGAGGTGTGGCTCCAAACATTTTCTCCGGGAACCCATACTCCAATTCATAGGCATTCCTGTGAGGAAATCTTCGTGGTTCTAAAAGGGAGTGGTACTCTTTATCTTGCCTCcaattcacatacaaaatatcCGGGGAAACCGCAGGAGTTCCATCTTTTCCCGAACAGCACGTTCCATATCCCTGTCAATGATGCTCATCAG GTCTGGAACACCAATGGACCGGAGGATTTGCAATTTCTAGTCATTATATCTCGACCGCCAGTGAAAGT GTTCATATACGACGATTGGTCGATGCCGCATACAGCTGCCAAATTGCAATTTCCTTATTATTGGGATGAAAAGTGTTATCAAACACCTTCAAACAAAGATGAGCTTTGA